ATCATGGTAGACATGATAATAAAGTTTAACATTTATTCTGCAATGCAACAGTTTATCAAACAAAGGGTCTTGTAAGAAGTACTAAATACTAGTATAActaatgtagaatgttggtgtattctAGTGTCTCTATGTGTTCACATTCATAGTGTTGGGACAGGCCAGTGCCTTTCcaactgatacaaggtgttatttcAAACAATCCTCCATTTGTTTGGCCTTCTGGGtcatagccagggccatataccttatcaaaGGAGACACCGCATCTGTTATTTTGTGATTCATGTCTTCTTTAGTATAATACTTGCCCtagggatgggccgatagtcgattctatcgactatggccgatagatggattccatcgtctGAAGTTGCCGATAAAAAGGcgatcattttttttaaataatattatttattttttgaaaaacagcgctgtggtagctatttttacaacttaaaaagccccgcaaattgtaattgaaattaactgccataggtggaaaacatactatgtagcgctgacctgccgtattttctcactgctgcgagaggagaggggaggggctcgaaacctaccggtctgctcgcaaatgacatcacacatcacaacccgctgcaccatttccgggtcacagctgtggtacatgagctgtgttcgaaatcgttccctattcactcactattccctatagtgttcatgatatagtgcactacatagggaacgaacaaacgagaattcggactcTATGCTGAACACTTCTAAACGTCATTCGCGTCAGTAAATGTGCCGGGTATTTGtatgacgcagacagatgctcCCAAATCATggaaacaaaccgggcactctcgAGGAAAGCaggatgttgaatgttacatttccttgaacaaggtttttcttattaattttgaatgttacattttctatgttaaatcccaaataaattgttgacatttctaaacgaaagccggagactccatcattaaatgtatttgttttcgcggttattcagcttcttcttcccctccggaaaaacacgaccgcatgcattgtggtatacgggagtaacacgtagggaacatcatatgtacactcaaatttggggtattttaagtgcactatatagtgcatgaaattaacctgtgagaattcgaacaacaccacaaaatggcgagcaccatatatagtgcactatatccgtggtAGGGAatgatttcgaacacagctacgagctgtgtgtcatcagcgtgtgtcatcatgacagcgCCGCCGGCACCGACATATCGAAACTTAAATCAGCGGAGGCTCACGCTGGTCCAGGGGGAAGACCAtcgtttttaagaaaaaattagaaaaagaaaaaaaaattataaataattattataaaattattataaGGTTGCCCCCCCCCATAGTATAGACTATCGGCgatcgctagggggcgctatttGACGATGGAAGCTTGTAGACGATTGCCCAACCCCAACttcggtgagaagagggatCAACAGAAAAGCAGCAGGATCTCCTCCAAGAGCGCCTCACCCATCTACACTATAGACTAGTGTAGGTGTGATGTAATACCttgctgtattacatcctgTAATAAACCATCTATTTGATCCTCTGATCAAACCTGTCATGCTGTCTTTATTtccacttcaagaattactactacgacgaaAATACGCAACGCAGATCTAAACGAACAGCTTAGAACACCAAGAAATCTAACATTTGGTGCTGTGACATGTTATAAATGTAACACTAATTATTTGTACTACTTACATTCCTCCAGAAAGGGAATCATTTTGTAGACAATATCCTGCAGTTGCCTGTCAGGTCTGTAAATGGAATAGAGGAAACGTAAATTAGGGCATAGAATTGAGACTTTGCTGCAGATATACAGTATTACATGTGATATATGACTTGAAACAAAAATCAGCTTCTGGTGTACAAACTGCAAACTGATTAGGATTAATTGGAAGGGGGCTAtattttgcttgtgtgtttttcgATAGCTACACTAGTTATGCGTATTCATAATTTGGGTGAGGAAGCTGTGCTAATGACTAGGCTGAACCAGGAACTACGTCATCGGCGCATTTCCCAAGCCAGGGCCCCTATGGGGACTCTGGAGGAAACAACAATGATCTTATTAAAGGGTTTCTTATCAGCCTGTTTGGAAAAATAGTGTTTGGCCTACAAAAGGTAGTGTTGATGCTGATGGAAATGGATCTGGTTCTTCAAAATGTTGTTTCTAGAGTACTACAGACATATGGCTGGAGTATTTGTAAATTAGGTGCTCCAGACAGCCTGAGGATAACCCTCAGGATCAATATCACCGTATGTTGTAGAGAGGCTGTGTCTGGTGGACCACAATGCTGCAGGTAGGACACCTGTTGCCATAGAAGAAATGCTTCACGATGCAGCTTTTGCAAACTGTGAGAAATTGAGAAAGTGATACAATGCTTTAATAATCTAATTAAGAAATTCACAAAACCAGTACAATTTCCATTCAATAAGGTAAATGGACTATTGCATCAGAtttcatgttgttgttgatatACATCATAGAGTCATCAAATTCAActgaaaatttaaaaaaaaacatcataagGGCCTCTAACTTTGGGACTTGCGTTCCAAGATGTGGACTCACATGTATGGAGGCACTCTGTGATGGTGGTGGCATCAATGAGGAAGCCACAGCACAGACCACAACGGATGTATGGATAGAACTGGTTGAGAGGAAGCTTGGgctatgggggagagagagagatgcaaacATTTAAATAACATAATTAATCAAAATGTCTACTGGTAACATTACCCCTTATGCCTGAAAGTTGGACAATCAAACCATGGAGCAAAGTATTTACGTCACATTACCttttgtaaaaaatatttttttcgaaAAAGTACAAATGAATACAAACAAATAATGCTCTCATCGACGTGTTGATTCAACGTTTTATTCAATATCAACGGTTAAGGAGTAAAACACTTGCTGCAATGATAGAAGTGTTGTCTCTTTGAATTACCTCATCTTCGGAGTCGGTATCTGATATGTAGGGCGAAGCATCTTTGTTTTGATGCGTCTCTTCCACTTCGTGTGTTGACAGGGACATTCTCGACTTGTGGACTAGAAAGCAGTTCACAATTAAAACAAAGCGCGTGCGGTGGACTCTCCCGTTGGCGTTAAAACAAAAGTGAACAACTCAACGTTTCACATTGGTGATGGTTGTTGGTTATTACCGGGTCGGCCGTTTGGTTTAGAGGAGCAAATGTGTGGTGTCTCGGCTACAGTAGAGTAAGTAACTCGGGTTCAAAGGTTAGTTCTCAAGTATATCGTCTTTACTTGTCTCTGTTGCTGTTTACTCGATAGTTCCCGGTTGTATTTCCCACGAGTTGCCGGGTGCAACGGTCTTCCGGGATGTGTGTAAACAGGCGCCCAATGAGACGTTCAAAGACAGGAGGATTGTACACTGACAAACCTCGAACTGACTCTAAGCTATGGGGAACGACTACGagttgatttattatttattggttCATCTACGTTTTAGAGGTGCGTATGTATTTGTAATTTTAATGTCGTGGAATTGTAATTTTCATGTACGTTAAATCAACGAAGACCGATATATCTTCCCGCTGGGTACTTTGGTCTTCCCGCGGTATCTTATGCGACTTTCAAGTGCAGTCAAAATGCGCGAAACCTGATCGGAACATGTTTTGTGTAGCCACTCAGCGCTCCGTCAAAAGATTTTTGGGGGAAATTCTGAAAACCTTTAAAGTCGCATCGGATAAAAGTGTCGGCTAaattctcaacacacacacacacacacacacacacacacacacacacacacacacacacacacacacacacacacacacacacacacacacacacacacacacacacacacacaaaatcggaaaataaaataaatgtgtttacataaatgaacggGCGAAATCGGAAGATAAAATAAAACTCGGGCGTTAcgtaatgtgtttacataaatgaacgtAATAAATTAAGGTATAAAATCGGATAAACGCTTCCGGTTTTGGACAGAAGACTTGACGCTCGCTCGATTTACCGTGAGACCATCGCGGGGGCTTCAAATAACATTGTGTCCCACTCccagcgtcagaagtggaggagggCAAGGGCTGATCCCCAGTATCGACACTCTCCACAGTGTCTACACTGTCCACGGTCTCCTGCTGTGAGGCGTCTGTCAACATCttgcggaaaaaaaaaaaaaaaaagtatattagtataaagtaggctatagtatatataagcatataaaaaagaaatgcaaggGTGTAGTGGTGAAATAAGAGTTGGGTAAACTATAAATACTTAGATCAGTGATTCGCAACCAAGGGTAGTGCATTTACTGTATTGGGAGGTAGCTAAACTCTGAAGTGAGTTGTGGGTAAACTCTGTTTCTGAAATTTCAGAGGTGGGTAAACTGCGTTtgcctccactacagccctggtgacacaacacaaaacgcaaacacactgttGTGAAAGCCGCTTGATGATGACGATCACTGATCCAAACACTAGCCATGAAGCTTTCATGACGATAtggacatttacattaaggCTACTTCAGGGCAATTTTGTTTTGGCTCATATTCGTGAATCACGGAATATGCTCTTCTAATGTCAGACTGATCATGCTTGTAGTGGAGGCTGTGTCTAAGGGAACACGGTATGCAAAATACACAGAGCTAGCTAACGCGCAGCTTGTAATTAGCAGCTATAGCATGATGCTTACCGTGGCACTCTCTCGCTTGCGGCAGACGGTGTCTCTCGACCTCGGGACAGGGCAGGCAGAGAGGTTTGCATGCACAGACGGCACGGCGGTAGGAATTAACTTTGCCAACCTCTCACTCTTTAAACCAAGTGAGACCATCTTGGCATCCCCTGAGTGGTAATCCTCCTCCTTGAAATGCGCGCTGCATATTCTTGAGTGCGCGGTAACAGAGCTAGCGGAAAAACCTGCTCGCCTAACCTTAACAAATTGCACCCAGCTTTGGAAGATCCCTTTGTCCTTGGGGAAGCAATGGACCCTATGTCCACTTTTGCTGGAGTTGTTGCACccgccacaaacacagtagtaaaCCATTGTATCTAtatatctactctctctctatcatctatctatgttatgttatgctatgctatggTATCGctcactatctatctatgttatgctatgctatgctatccctcactatctatctatgttatGCTATAATATCCCTCACTATCTATCAATgctattctatctatctatctttatatatatttatctatataggctatctctatctatatatttagtTATATAATCTGAGTACCTCATGTGAcgtcatcttcttcttctttaggtTTTATTGGCGGTTAGCAAACCAACTTGTAGGTGCATTACCGCCACCAACTGGACTGGAGTGTGAACGAGAGATATTGCAGCtaataaaaggaaataaaataaaaataaatacaattttatatatgtctatacatataaatatatatatatataaataaaaattaaataaaataaaacaaacaaacaaaaatagattCTTTCTACTACACCAATTTCCCTTAGGAACTTAATAATGCTGTGATAGGCATTGCCTGCTGATTTCCCCAAAAGCCCTGATAATGAAAAGTTGGTGTGTTCTGCCTTGCTAAATGTCTGAAAAGGGTGGTCTCTCTGGGCATTGTACTCACTACAATTAACTAAAACATGCTCAACGGTTTCTGGCTGGTAACAGTGTTGGCATTTCCCAGTAGGATGCTTGCCTATTTTATGCAGTGAATAGTTCAGACCTGTATGCCCGATTCTAAGACGAGTGATTATACTTTCATCCCTACGTTTGAAGCCCACCTTCCTCCCATCACCAACGTGTCTTTGGATACTGTACAAATGCCTACCTGTTTCACTCATGCCCCAATGCTCCTGCCATGTATTTTGTGCATATGTCCTGATGAAGGATTTTACCTCAGCTTTGCTCAGAGGAACATGGAGATCTACATGTAATACCTTGAGTGCTTGTTTGGCCAGAATATCAACTTGCTCATTTCccttcacacaaacatgcgcagGAGTCCAGataaaacatgtaaatatgccCTTCATTTGCAGTCTGtacattataaaaaatatttcattGAATAGATCCATTCTAAAAGACGACCTTCCTGATCTAATGCTGGATAGAGCAGAAAAACTGTCAGAAGCAATAACTGTGTTGGgtacctccttctcctctatcCACTGTAATGCCAATATGTATCTGTATACACCACAGCTCTGTGGT
Above is a window of Gadus morhua chromosome 15, gadMor3.0, whole genome shotgun sequence DNA encoding:
- the pcgf6 gene encoding polycomb group RING finger protein 6 isoform X1, translated to MVSLGLKSERLAKLIPTAVPSVHANLSACPVPRSRDTVCRKRESATMLTDASQQETVDSVDTVESVDTGDQPLPSSTSDAGSGTQCYLKPPRWSHVHKSRMSLSTHEVEETHQNKDASPYISDTDSEDEPKLPLNQFYPYIRCGLCCGFLIDATTITECLHTFCKSCIVKHFFYGNRCPTCSIVVHQTQPLYNIRPDRQLQDIVYKMIPFLEELERDQMCNFYKQRGMEVPKPVVLSPPTPTVARKPKKDTSTHSVFTIPPELDVSLLLQFVGAEDGIKNYKPLERRYVRVSGEATVRHVELFIRRKMELSPTCQVDMVCGDHLLDHDQSLKQIQNTMGEEAVQDGLLVLHFGLVLPNES